From a single Miscanthus floridulus cultivar M001 chromosome 8, ASM1932011v1, whole genome shotgun sequence genomic region:
- the LOC136470472 gene encoding uncharacterized protein, translated as MDGYGGGAGAGPGAGKLMQTSSSLLRLPTVRNYSSFQAVLVEDPEPDDKKAQVHPKAPPHHFHPGGGGFGGPDHPLLVLALPLAFLLLLLLLRGGGDGHHLAFLATSVGATLAAAAVGVTRLLQGCLCLHRSSGSSSIRWFIGDDDDKPQKRADKAAAPHGRIVREGVEFYSNGDCYEGEFHKGPVSESSVPSE; from the coding sequence ATGGACGGCTACGGCggcggggcgggggcggggccAGGGGCCGGCAAGCTGATGCAGACGTCGTCCTCGCTGCTGCGCTTGCCCACGGTGCGCAACTATTCCTCGTTCCAGGCCGTGCTTGTCGAGGACCCAGAGCCCGACGACAAGAAGGCCCAGGTGCACCCCAAGGCCCCACCGCACCACTTCCACCCCGGCGGTGGTGGCTTCGGCGGCCCCGATCACCCGCTGCTTGTCCTCGCGCTCCCGCTCGccttcctgctcctgctcctcctcctccgtggcGGAGGCGACGGCCACCACCTCGCCTTCCTCGCGACGTCCGTGGGGGCCacgcttgccgccgccgccgtgggggTCACGCGCCTGCTCCAGGGATGCCTGTGCCTACACCGCTCGTCGGGCTCTAGCTCCATCCGGTGGTTCATCGGGGACGACGACGACAAGCCGCAAAAGCGGGCGGACAAGGCCGCCGCGCCGCACGGACGCATCGTGCGGGAGGGTGTCGAGTTCTACAGCAATGGAGACTGCTACGAGGGCGAGTTCCACAAGGGCCCTGTGAGTGAATCAAGTGTACCGTCAGAATAA
- the LOC136474508 gene encoding anaphase-promoting complex subunit 8-like: MASAKETYRAELRAAARQLGERCLYSAAKWAAELLVGVEPDASPVPSAAMDTPSSSSATSAGRLLHLHRSGGSSFRHRPRPGGGTSSEAGTPLGGVSYVSTPIPDDDAFDSGGDKYLLAKTYFDCREYRRAAHVLQKQVGRKTVFLRCYALYMAGEKRKEAEMIELEGSLGKSNAVNQELVALEKELSTHRRTGSIDSFGLYLYGIVLRDKGCEGLARTILVESVNSYPWNWSAWSELQSLCTSSDILNNLNLKNHWMKDFFLASAYLELKMHEEALKRYERLMGVFRCSGYIQAQIATVRYSMRDLDEAEMIFEDLLRTDPFRVDSMDIYSNLLYAKESLTALSFLAHRVFLTDKYRPESCCIIANYYSLKGQHEKSVLYFQRALKLNRKYLSAWTLMGHEYVELKNTPAAIDAYRRAVDINPRDFRAWYGLGQIYEMMGMPFYALHYFRKSSYLQPNDARLWIAMAQCYESDPLQMIEEAIKCYERAANSNDTEGIALHQLAKLHGMLGQSEEAAFYYKKDLERMEVEERQGQNFVEALLFLAKHYKSIGRFEEAEHYCTRLLDYTGPEKETAKNMLQGIKRLQSGFPSMDTDHFAL, from the exons ATGGCTTCCGCCAAGGAGACCTATCGCGCCGAgctccgcgccgccgcccgccagCTTGGAGAGCGCTGCCTCTACTCCGCCGCTAAATG GGCCGCCGAGCTACTCGTCGGTGTAGAGCCGGATGCGTCCCCGGTCCCGTCGGCCGCGATGGAcaccccttcctcctcgtccgcGACCTCCGCGGGGCGGCTATTGCACCTGCACCGTAGTGGGGGTTCCAGCTTCCGCCACCGCCCCCGCCCCGGCGGCGGCACTAGCTCGGAGGCCGGGACCCCGCTCGGTGGCGTGTCGTACGTCAGCACGCCCATCCCCGACGACGATGCGTTCGATTCGGGCGGCGACAAATACCTGCTGGCCAAGACCTATTTCGACTGTCGGGAGTACCGCCGCGCTGCGCATGTGCTGCAGAAGCAGGTCGGGCGTAAGACTGTGTTCCTGCGATGCTACGCGCTCTACATG GCTGGAGAGAAGAGGAAAGAGGCAGAGATGATAGAGCTTGAAGGATCGTTGGGCAAGAGTAATGCTGTTAATCAGGAACTAGTTGCTTTGGAGAAAGAGCTCTCAACACACCGAAGAACTGGCTCTATTGATTCGTTTGGACTCTACTTGTATGGCATTGTTCTACGTGATAAAGGATGTGAAGGTCTAGCTAGAACGATCTTGGTAGAATCTGTCAATAGCTATCCTTGGAACTGGAGTGCTTGGTCAGAGTTACAATCTTTATGTACCAGCAGTGACATTTTAAACAACTTAAATCTGAAGAATCACTGGATGAAGGACTTCTTTCTTGCTAGTGCATATCTGGAACTAAAGATGCATGAAGAAGCTCTTAAAAGATATGAGCGCTTGATGGGGGTCTTCCGCTGCAGTGGTTACATTCAGGCTCAAATTGCAACAGTTCGGTACAGTATGAGGGACCTTGATGAAGCTGAGATGATTTTTGAAGATCTGCTCAGGACTGATCCTTTTCGTGTGGATTCTATGGATATTTACTCAAATTTACTATATGCAAAAGAAAGCTTGACTGCTTTGAGTTTCCTTGCGCACAGAGTATTTTTGACAGACAAATACCGCCCAGAATCTTGCTGCATAATTGCAAATTACTACAGTCTGAAGGGTCAGCATGAGAAATCAGTTTTGTACTTTCAAAGGGCACTAAAGCTTAATCGAAAGTACCTCTCAGCTTGGACCCTGATGGGGCATGAGTATGTTGAACTGAAAAATACTCCTGCTGCAATTGATGCCTACAGAAGAGCTGTTGATATTAATCCTAGAGATTTCCGTGCTTGGTATGGTCTTGGTCAAATCTATGAGATGATGGGGATGCCGTTTTATGCACTTCATTACTTCCGGAAATCGTCATACTTGCAACCCAATGATGCTCGTCTCTGGATTGCAATGGCTCAGTGTTACGAAAGTGATCCGCTTCAAATGATCGAAGAAGCCATCAAGTGCTATGAGAGAGCTGCAAATAGCAATGACACTGAAGGAATAGCACTTCACCAACTAGCAAAATTGCATGGCATGCTGGGGCAATCTGAGGAAGCTGCGTTCTACTACAAGAAGGATTTAGAGAGAATGGAGGTTGAGGAAAGGCAAGGCCAGAATTTTGTTGAAGCTCTGCTGTTCCTTGCTAAGCATTACAAGAGCATAGGCAGGTTCGAGGAAGCCGAGCACTATTGCACAAGGCTCTTGGATTACACTGGCCCA GAGAAGGAGACTGCTAAAAATATGTTGCAAGGGATAAAAAGGTTACAGTCAGGATTTCCATCAATGGATACTGATCATTTTGCACTGTAA